The sequence below is a genomic window from Lysobacter capsici.
TGCTGGCCGGGCTGGGCGCATGCACCGCGATCACCTTGCGCATGTATGCCGAGAAGAAGGGCTGGGGGCTGGGCGAACTGCGGGTCGAACTGACCGTGCTGAAGAACCGCGAAGGCGACACCCGGATCGAACGCGTCGTGCACAGCGATGCCGCCTTGAGCGACGAGCAATGGCAGCGCTTGCTCGAGGTGGCGGGCAAGACGCCGGTGACGCGGACCTTGCAGGAGGGCGCGAGGATCGATACGCGCCGTGGCGATGCGGTGCCGGCGGCTTAGTCGCGGGATCGCGGCGGCGTCTGAGCGCCGGACCGTTTGAGTTCGAGCCACGAAGGATTCGTGGCTTTCGATGCCGGTAAGCGGCGGGCCGGCACGGTCGTTTCGGATCGCGCGCGGCGCTTTTCATGTTCTGCGCGCTTAATTGATGATGCTGAAACCCGCCGGCGCGCGCGTCGGCCGCGGCGCATCGCAGTGGTACATGTCCAGGTAGACGCGGACCTTGGTTTCGCCGCATGCCACCTCGTAGCCGTCGACGATGTGATAGTCGGCCTCGCCCGGCTGCAGGGCCT
It includes:
- a CDS encoding OsmC family protein, encoding MSTARVWSDGPHYRHRIRAGEHDLIADEPTAAGGQDAGPAPYDYLLAGLGACTAITLRMYAEKKGWGLGELRVELTVLKNREGDTRIERVVHSDAALSDEQWQRLLEVAGKTPVTRTLQEGARIDTRRGDAVPAA